The Anabaena sp. WA102 genome contains a region encoding:
- a CDS encoding XisH family protein yields MPKLDIIHNVVKNALIKDGWIITDDPYLIQYRRTTLYADLGAERPIAIEKSGQKLVVEVKSFIGTSKIQDLKEALGQYDIYLYLLEETAPDRKLYIAISEIAYKSFFTQDVIQLILNRHQLPLIVVDIETEEIKQWIN; encoded by the coding sequence ATGCCCAAACTAGACATTATTCATAACGTTGTTAAAAATGCACTAATCAAAGATGGTTGGATAATTACAGATGATCCTTACTTGATTCAATATAGAAGAACAACACTATATGCTGATCTTGGTGCTGAACGTCCGATAGCAATTGAAAAATCAGGACAAAAACTGGTAGTTGAAGTCAAAAGTTTTATCGGTACATCAAAGATACAAGATTTAAAAGAAGCTCTCGGCCAATATGATATCTATCTTTACCTATTAGAAGAAACTGCACCAGACCGTAAACTCTATATTGCCATTAGTGAAATCGCATATAAAAGTTTCTTCACACAGGATGTTATTCAACTGATTCTTAACCGACATCAACTTCCGCTAATTGTTGTAGATATAGAAACAGAGGAAATTAAACAATGGATAAATTAA
- a CDS encoding NAD(P) transhydrogenase subunit alpha: MTQALLPALFVLVLASFIGFEVINKIPPTLHTPLMSGSNAISGISVIGAILAAGEKNTNLSVILGLIAVILAMVNVVGGFLVTDRMLQMFKKKEVKA; this comes from the coding sequence ATGACACAAGCATTACTTCCAGCCTTATTTGTCCTCGTCTTAGCCTCTTTTATCGGCTTTGAAGTCATCAACAAAATTCCCCCCACGTTACACACTCCGTTAATGTCCGGTTCAAATGCCATTTCCGGGATTTCCGTAATTGGTGCAATTCTGGCTGCGGGGGAGAAAAACACGAATTTATCGGTAATTCTCGGTTTAATTGCCGTAATTTTGGCAATGGTGAACGTTGTCGGTGGTTTTTTAGTCACTGACAGAATGCTACAAATGTTTAAAAAGAAGGAAGTTAAAGCATGA
- the yidC gene encoding membrane protein insertase YidC, translating to MDFGIGFLSNNVMLPIIDLFYGFVPSYGLAIVALTLIIRFALYPLSAGSIRSMRRMRVVQPVMQKRMAEIKERYKDDQQKQQEEMLKVQSEFGNPLAGCLPLLLQMPVLLALFATLRGSPFSGVNYSVNLQIFPQEEIERIQPQAFATPPQNIYIADGDHTPISAILPGGDKLTVGEKTKIQYQTVEGKPFDLLLKEHPEAQLTPTWKVTKGAERVKIDAEGNVEALEPGDVTIQGTIPGLAAEKGFLFIDALGRVGAIDPDNTVHWDIVAMIVFFGISLYVSQMLSGQNSSGGNPQQDTVNKITPVIFSGMFLFFPLPAGVLMYMVIGNVFQTIQTYILSREPLPEEIQKIVDSQEKEAQTIEVKALPFEPKSSKKKATG from the coding sequence ATGGATTTTGGTATCGGGTTTCTCTCGAACAACGTGATGTTGCCAATCATAGACCTTTTCTATGGTTTTGTCCCTAGCTATGGGTTGGCGATAGTAGCCTTAACATTGATTATCCGCTTTGCACTCTATCCCCTGAGTGCTGGCTCTATCCGCAGTATGCGGCGGATGCGAGTTGTGCAACCTGTGATGCAAAAGCGTATGGCAGAAATTAAAGAACGCTATAAAGATGATCAGCAAAAGCAACAAGAGGAAATGCTCAAGGTCCAAAGTGAATTTGGTAATCCCTTAGCAGGATGTCTACCTTTACTGTTGCAAATGCCAGTATTACTAGCACTGTTTGCAACTTTGCGGGGTTCGCCTTTTTCTGGTGTTAACTATTCCGTTAACCTGCAAATATTCCCCCAAGAAGAGATTGAGCGCATTCAACCCCAAGCATTTGCCACTCCTCCACAAAATATCTACATTGCTGACGGTGATCACACTCCCATTTCTGCGATCTTACCGGGAGGCGATAAGTTAACAGTGGGAGAAAAAACTAAGATTCAATATCAAACCGTAGAAGGCAAACCATTTGATTTGCTTCTCAAGGAACACCCAGAAGCTCAGTTAACACCCACCTGGAAAGTCACCAAAGGCGCAGAGAGGGTGAAAATTGATGCCGAAGGCAATGTAGAGGCTCTAGAACCCGGAGACGTGACCATTCAAGGCACAATTCCCGGACTAGCAGCAGAAAAAGGATTTCTCTTTATTGATGCTTTGGGTCGAGTAGGTGCTATTGATCCCGATAACACAGTCCATTGGGATATTGTGGCGATGATTGTCTTCTTTGGTATCAGCCTTTATGTCAGCCAAATGCTGTCTGGGCAAAATTCCAGCGGTGGCAACCCTCAGCAAGATACAGTCAATAAAATTACCCCTGTCATCTTTTCTGGGATGTTCCTATTCTTTCCTCTGCCGGCTGGGGTACTTATGTATATGGTAATTGGTAACGTTTTCCAAACTATCCAAACATATATCCTCTCCCGTGAACCTCTACCAGAAGAAATTCAGAAAATCGTAGATTCACAAGAAAAAGAAGCCCAAACCATCGAAGTAAAAGCGTTGCCATTTGAACCCAAAAGTTCTAAGAAAAAGGCTACCGGTTGA
- the mazF gene encoding endoribonuclease MazF produces the protein MVKVTGVKQLVTKFGSKVYVPERGDIVWLNFSPQEGREQAGHRPALIISPMIYNDLGLALVCPITNSTKGYPFEVPIPSGINTTGVVLADHLKSIDWKARKAEFIEKVSVEFVTEVISILSVIIPYPQQD, from the coding sequence ATGGTGAAAGTGACTGGGGTGAAGCAATTGGTAACGAAGTTTGGTAGTAAGGTATATGTGCCGGAGCGCGGCGACATTGTATGGCTAAATTTCAGCCCTCAAGAGGGGCGTGAACAAGCTGGTCATCGCCCCGCTTTAATTATTTCTCCTATGATATATAATGACTTAGGTCTTGCTCTAGTCTGCCCAATAACTAACAGTACAAAAGGTTATCCTTTTGAAGTTCCTATACCTAGCGGTATAAATACTACAGGTGTTGTTTTAGCAGATCATCTTAAAAGCATTGATTGGAAAGCAAGAAAAGCTGAATTTATTGAAAAAGTTTCAGTTGAATTTGTTACTGAAGTCATTAGTATATTATCTGTGATAATTCCCTATCCTCAGCAAGATTAA
- the rnpA gene encoding ribonuclease P protein component: MALPKAYRLKSRQDFQAVFREGIRRHSSHFTLRALKPTLATEPSLDTAPPSTKIGIAISTKVSKRAVVRNKIKRQITAALHQLLPKLLPGWRLVLIVKPTTTESECETQKFLQELEQLLAQTEVLNGYS, from the coding sequence GTGGCTTTGCCCAAAGCATATCGGCTCAAATCCCGTCAGGATTTTCAGGCAGTTTTCCGAGAAGGAATTCGGCGACATAGTTCTCATTTCACACTGAGAGCTTTAAAACCTACTCTTGCGACAGAACCTTCTTTGGATACTGCCCCCCCTAGCACAAAAATTGGTATTGCCATTAGTACAAAAGTCAGTAAACGCGCCGTTGTTCGCAACAAAATCAAAAGGCAAATAACAGCAGCATTACACCAATTATTGCCTAAATTACTCCCAGGATGGCGGCTAGTATTAATTGTGAAACCAACAACAACAGAATCTGAGTGCGAAACCCAGAAATTTCTGCAAGAATTAGAGCAGTTGTTGGCACAAACTGAGGTATTAAATGGGTATTCGTGA
- a CDS encoding PH domain-containing protein, with protein sequence MGIREEVYYEGGPHIGDLIFNLLIGLTVVGIPLAVGAIVRAVWLRFRITDRRICVTGGWMGRDRYDVIYSEVVKVVKVPRAIGLWGDMAVTLKNGTLIEMRAVPNFRGVYDYINEKIAAKNPQYSNPK encoded by the coding sequence ATGGGTATTCGTGAAGAAGTTTATTATGAGGGTGGTCCCCACATTGGGGATTTGATTTTCAACCTGCTAATTGGGCTAACAGTAGTGGGTATACCCTTAGCTGTGGGAGCAATAGTCAGAGCAGTGTGGCTACGCTTCCGCATCACAGATCGAAGGATATGTGTAACTGGTGGTTGGATGGGACGCGATCGCTATGATGTAATTTATTCAGAAGTGGTGAAAGTCGTCAAAGTTCCCCGTGCCATCGGTCTATGGGGAGATATGGCAGTCACCCTCAAAAATGGTACTCTCATCGAAATGCGGGCTGTTCCCAATTTTCGGGGAGTCTATGACTACATTAATGAAAAAATTGCTGCTAAAAATCCCCAATATAGCAATCCTAAATGA
- a CDS encoding AbrB/MazE/SpoVT family DNA-binding domain-containing protein, producing the protein MGILEAIKPGYFEEFRLEEAQLFLEQCLACDSSNAEFYEFLGNIAQRQGINIDQVKYKLSEALQEFIILFELQEQLVITGSQIKELTKRIPAPDSENKLKRSYALEEKFLDMAFQKFVERVSEINYVHSRIVENYWNYLPEKLQDLILFGYIQELLAQGKYSLSELGISQAVCKKHEDSFLQFKSYLLNVLSDSDVGVRLPQLIDKYEQIVSNTSENNPSQQKKTPCKRYNLEEFLVKITPLNSHGESDWGEAIGNEVW; encoded by the coding sequence ATGGGTATCCTAGAGGCTATCAAACCTGGTTATTTTGAAGAATTTCGGCTTGAAGAAGCTCAATTATTCTTAGAGCAGTGTTTAGCCTGTGATTCTTCCAATGCTGAATTTTATGAATTTCTTGGAAATATTGCACAACGTCAAGGCATAAACATAGATCAGGTAAAATATAAGCTCTCTGAGGCTCTTCAAGAATTTATAATTTTGTTTGAGCTTCAAGAACAGCTTGTTATTACAGGTTCACAAATCAAGGAGCTTACTAAACGTATTCCTGCTCCTGATTCTGAAAATAAATTAAAGCGTAGTTACGCGCTTGAAGAAAAATTCTTGGACATGGCTTTTCAGAAGTTTGTCGAAAGAGTTTCTGAAATTAATTATGTTCACTCCAGAATCGTAGAGAATTACTGGAACTATCTTCCTGAGAAGCTTCAGGATTTGATTTTGTTTGGTTATATCCAAGAATTATTGGCTCAAGGAAAATATTCTTTATCTGAACTTGGCATTTCTCAAGCTGTTTGCAAAAAACACGAAGATTCGTTTTTGCAATTCAAGAGTTATCTTCTTAATGTATTGAGTGATTCTGATGTTGGTGTACGGTTACCTCAGTTAATAGATAAATATGAGCAAATAGTTTCTAATACCTCTGAAAATAATCCTAGCCAGCAGAAAAAAACACCATGTAAGAGGTATAATTTGGAAGAGTTCTTAGTAAAAATAACTCCTCTAAATTCTCATGGTGAAAGTGACTGGGGTGAAGCAATTGGTAACGAAGTTTGGTAG
- a CDS encoding XisI protein — MDKLTDYPKIIKQILREYVELSQNHPQKDIETFLISDDEKGHYIWMNLGWQNGERITGMTVYVRLHNCKFWIEEDWTEEGIATDLIRVGVPKEDIVLAFHEPKMREYTNFAVA; from the coding sequence ATGGATAAATTAACAGATTACCCCAAAATCATCAAACAAATTTTAAGGGAATATGTAGAATTATCTCAGAATCATCCACAAAAAGATATAGAAACATTCTTAATTAGCGATGACGAAAAAGGTCATTATATTTGGATGAATCTTGGTTGGCAAAATGGTGAAAGAATTACAGGAATGACTGTTTATGTTCGCTTACATAATTGTAAGTTTTGGATAGAAGAAGATTGGACAGAAGAAGGTATTGCTACTGATTTAATTCGCGTTGGTGTTCCTAAAGAAGATATTGTTTTAGCTTTTCATGAACCGAAAATGCGGGAATATACAAATTTTGCAGTTGCTTAG
- a CDS encoding DUF4145 domain-containing protein, producing the protein MYTETGTHGSNREGREIIFPLDSTCVIDLRIREPYNLSDKIQRMLDEKYIDQMLYDWATTLNQFGNNAVHQFKIFNRDEARHILDFTYALIEYCLDFQYKFEKLKNNKKIQKNQSQESGDEVNVNTLSDSELESLDKMLDDENELLNYYAAISLAKENAKIEKIVPILIEIYHNDKFKHLKNEIIKFLKEFGSAVVSELIKLLKDSSNPKNINRRIMAINTLGDLGSNAQEAIPFLIHVLAEPDVKIQATHALIKLGSESVSSVIKIYEEQLISSDGSTS; encoded by the coding sequence GTGTACACGGAAACGGGTACGCACGGATCTAACAGAGAGGGGCGGGAAATAATATTCCCCCTCGACTCAACCTGTGTAATAGATTTACGTATTAGAGAACCTTACAACCTATCAGATAAAATTCAAAGAATGTTAGATGAAAAATATATAGATCAAATGTTATACGATTGGGCAACCACTTTAAATCAATTTGGCAATAATGCAGTACATCAGTTCAAAATATTTAATCGAGATGAAGCTCGACACATTTTAGATTTTACCTATGCTTTAATTGAATACTGTTTAGATTTTCAATATAAATTTGAAAAACTTAAAAATAATAAAAAAATTCAAAAAAACCAATCTCAAGAATCAGGAGATGAGGTTAACGTAAATACTTTAAGTGATTCAGAGTTAGAGTCTCTGGATAAAATGTTGGATGATGAAAATGAGTTATTAAATTATTATGCAGCGATAAGCCTTGCAAAAGAGAATGCAAAAATTGAAAAAATAGTACCTATTTTAATAGAAATATATCATAATGACAAATTTAAACATCTGAAAAATGAGATTATTAAATTTTTGAAGGAGTTTGGATCAGCAGTAGTTTCAGAATTAATTAAATTACTTAAAGATTCTTCAAATCCAAAAAATATAAATAGACGAATTATGGCTATAAATACTTTAGGAGACCTGGGATCTAATGCACAAGAAGCGATACCATTTCTGATTCATGTACTTGCCGAACCTGATGTTAAAATTCAAGCTACTCATGCTCTAATAAAACTAGGAAGTGAATCTGTATCTTCTGTGATTAAAATATATGAAGAACAGTTAATTAGTAGTGATGGCTCAACATCATAG
- a CDS encoding Jag family protein, translating into MSDISMQSSEQWLQNLLLLTGVSTQVWANLEPKPSSGQDTPTGESYWLTIDQTNLTSEQIRILIGAGGSVLDSIQYLANSVLNLNQPEENQTAYTIELNGYRVRREAEIRTLAETAAAEVRFSGREVELQSLSSSERRQIHTLLQEFSDLETFSRGKEPYRHLVVRQAVTP; encoded by the coding sequence ATGAGCGACATTTCTATGCAGAGTAGTGAACAATGGCTACAAAATTTGCTACTTTTAACTGGTGTATCTACTCAAGTATGGGCTAATTTAGAACCTAAGCCATCTTCAGGACAAGATACACCAACAGGAGAAAGCTACTGGTTAACAATAGATCAAACCAACTTAACATCAGAACAAATTAGGATTTTAATTGGTGCTGGTGGTTCGGTGCTAGATAGTATTCAGTATCTAGCAAATTCCGTTCTCAACTTAAATCAACCAGAAGAAAATCAGACAGCTTACACAATTGAATTGAATGGTTATCGGGTAAGACGAGAAGCCGAAATCCGCACTTTAGCTGAAACTGCTGCCGCAGAAGTCCGTTTTTCTGGAAGAGAGGTAGAACTTCAATCTCTCAGTTCCTCAGAACGCCGACAAATCCACACTTTATTGCAGGAATTTTCGGATTTAGAAACCTTCAGTCGCGGCAAAGAACCTTATCGTCATTTAGTTGTTCGTCAAGCAGTCACACCATAA
- a CDS encoding group II intron reverse transcriptase/maturase produces the protein MIRHRDNSSESWKTLPWKKFRRNLFRLQKRVYKAVQVGDKRKAKSLQKLILKSTAARLLAIRQVSQLNAGKKTAGIDSKKSLNFKERFELNELLKASSSNWKHQGLREIPIPKKDGTIRMLKIPTIADRAWQCLAKYALEPAHEATFHARSYGFRTGRSAHNAQKHLFDNLNSRVNGIDKRVIELDIEKCFDRINHTAIMERLIAPRSIRQGIFRCLKAGVNPEFPEQGTPQGGVVSPLLANIALDGIESIHQSVRYADDMVIILKPKDNAPEILDRISQFLAERGMKVSEKKTKLTAATDGFDFLGWNFKVQKNGKFRCVPSGGNYKSFRKKVKFIVNNSNYGATTKAEKLAPVVRGWRNYHRFCKMDGSRNSLYHIQNRAFRVFNKETKQNRHTSKQLLDKAFPAVPYSENKHINVKGEKSPYDGDLSYWSERNSKLYNNDTSKALKRQNHKCGHCGLKMLSDEKVHLHHVDGNHQNWKTKNLLAIHESCHDYIHMSKRES, from the coding sequence ATGATTAGACACAGAGACAACTCTAGTGAATCCTGGAAGACGTTACCTTGGAAGAAATTTCGCCGTAACTTATTCCGCCTACAAAAACGAGTGTACAAAGCGGTTCAAGTTGGCGACAAGCGCAAAGCTAAGTCCCTACAAAAGCTGATTCTGAAATCAACCGCAGCGAGATTACTGGCTATCCGTCAAGTATCACAGCTAAACGCTGGGAAAAAGACCGCAGGAATTGACAGCAAAAAGTCCCTTAACTTTAAGGAACGCTTCGAGCTTAATGAACTGCTAAAAGCATCAAGTAGCAACTGGAAACACCAAGGGCTAAGAGAAATACCCATCCCCAAAAAGGACGGTACTATCAGGATGCTGAAAATCCCCACTATTGCAGACCGAGCTTGGCAATGCCTAGCAAAATACGCATTAGAACCAGCACACGAGGCAACTTTCCACGCCAGGAGCTACGGGTTTAGAACGGGACGGTCAGCGCATAACGCGCAGAAACACCTATTCGACAATCTAAACTCACGAGTAAATGGAATAGATAAACGAGTCATAGAACTCGATATTGAAAAATGCTTTGATAGGATAAACCACACCGCCATCATGGAGAGACTCATAGCTCCTAGAAGCATAAGACAAGGAATCTTCCGATGTCTCAAAGCCGGGGTCAATCCAGAATTTCCCGAACAAGGAACACCTCAAGGTGGGGTGGTAAGTCCACTGTTAGCCAATATTGCGTTAGACGGTATAGAGTCAATTCACCAATCAGTACGGTACGCCGATGATATGGTAATCATACTCAAACCCAAAGATAACGCACCAGAAATACTTGACCGAATCAGTCAGTTTTTAGCAGAGCGGGGAATGAAAGTCAGCGAGAAAAAGACAAAGCTAACCGCCGCGACAGATGGATTTGATTTCCTCGGCTGGAATTTTAAAGTCCAGAAAAACGGGAAGTTTAGATGCGTCCCATCAGGGGGCAATTATAAATCTTTCCGCAAGAAAGTAAAATTTATCGTCAACAACTCGAATTATGGTGCTACCACAAAGGCTGAAAAATTAGCCCCTGTAGTTAGAGGTTGGAGGAACTACCACCGCTTCTGCAAAATGGACGGGTCGCGCAACTCGCTATACCACATTCAAAACAGAGCTTTCAGGGTATTCAACAAGGAAACCAAACAGAATCGCCATACCAGTAAGCAGTTACTAGACAAGGCATTCCCAGCAGTTCCTTACTCCGAAAACAAACACATCAATGTCAAAGGTGAGAAATCACCCTACGACGGAGATTTAAGTTATTGGAGCGAACGTAACAGCAAGCTCTATAACAACGATACCTCTAAAGCCCTTAAACGGCAAAACCATAAATGTGGTCATTGTGGTCTAAAGATGCTCAGTGATGAGAAGGTACATTTACATCATGTTGATGGAAACCACCAAAACTGGAAAACTAAAAACCTTCTAGCCATTCACGAAAGCTGCCACGATTATATTCACATGAGCAAACGCGAAAGCTAA
- a CDS encoding DUF2808 domain-containing protein, with product MKRLLSALAVTSCLLAGLQAITLAQNGLTLFSGVKSENQLPFRLDFGGQTSNTDRYILRVPAKQMKLAVAQFTITYPDYYKGTFDPKSVEVIVKGKKVPLSEVKWDKEGGVIQIFPEEPVPAGRKVELVLSNVQNPAFGGVYYFKCQVLSPGDVPLLRYLGTWIISIN from the coding sequence ATGAAACGCCTACTTTCTGCCTTAGCTGTGACTAGCTGCTTATTAGCGGGTTTACAAGCGATAACTTTAGCCCAGAATGGTTTAACACTTTTTAGTGGGGTCAAAAGTGAAAATCAGTTACCCTTTCGGTTAGATTTTGGCGGACAAACCAGCAACACAGATCGTTATATACTCAGAGTTCCTGCCAAACAAATGAAACTAGCAGTAGCTCAATTTACCATTACTTATCCTGATTATTACAAGGGAACTTTCGATCCCAAAAGTGTTGAAGTCATAGTTAAAGGTAAAAAAGTCCCCCTATCTGAAGTCAAATGGGATAAAGAAGGTGGTGTGATTCAAATATTTCCTGAAGAACCAGTTCCCGCCGGTCGCAAAGTCGAGTTAGTCTTATCCAATGTACAGAATCCAGCTTTTGGGGGAGTTTACTATTTCAAATGTCAAGTTCTTTCCCCCGGTGATGTCCCATTACTGCGTTATCTTGGTACGTGGATTATCAGTATTAACTAA
- a CDS encoding Re/Si-specific NAD(P)(+) transhydrogenase subunit alpha: MKIAVAKEIEVCERRVALIPDTVAKLVKQGLEVWVETGAGEKAFFSDADYEAAGAKISHDSAQLWSEADILLKVSPPQTREDGRTEIELLKSGSVLISFLNPLGNPVIAQQLANRQITALSMELIPRTTRAQSMDALSSQASLAGYKAVLIAAAALPKYFPMLTTAAGTIAPAKVFIMGAGVAGLQAIATARRLGAVVEAFDIRPAVKEEVQSLGAKFVEVKLEEETVAAGGYAKEISEDSKKRTQELVASHVKNSDIVITTAQVPGRQAPRLVTEEMVAQMKPGSVIVDLAAEQGGNCACTEAGKDIIWNGVTIIGPINLPSSMPVHASQLYAKNVTSLMQLLIKDKALEINFGDDIVDAACVTHDGEIRNQRVNDALQTVAV, translated from the coding sequence ATGAAAATAGCAGTTGCGAAAGAAATAGAAGTTTGTGAACGGCGTGTAGCTTTAATTCCCGACACCGTAGCCAAATTAGTCAAACAAGGTTTAGAAGTTTGGGTAGAAACAGGTGCGGGAGAAAAAGCATTTTTTAGTGATGCTGACTATGAAGCAGCAGGAGCAAAAATTAGTCATGATTCCGCCCAATTATGGAGTGAAGCAGATATTTTACTCAAAGTTAGCCCACCGCAAACCAGAGAAGACGGCCGAACAGAAATTGAATTACTTAAATCTGGCTCTGTATTAATTAGCTTTCTTAATCCCCTGGGAAATCCCGTAATTGCTCAACAATTAGCAAATCGGCAAATTACCGCTTTGAGTATGGAATTAATCCCCCGTACCACCAGGGCGCAAAGCATGGATGCTTTGTCTTCCCAGGCTTCACTGGCGGGCTATAAAGCCGTATTGATTGCGGCGGCGGCATTACCGAAATATTTCCCCATGTTAACCACCGCTGCGGGGACAATTGCTCCCGCCAAAGTATTTATTATGGGTGCAGGTGTGGCAGGATTGCAAGCGATCGCCACCGCAAGACGACTAGGAGCAGTAGTAGAAGCCTTTGACATCCGCCCAGCCGTTAAAGAAGAAGTGCAAAGCTTAGGAGCAAAATTCGTCGAAGTCAAACTCGAAGAAGAAACCGTTGCAGCCGGTGGTTACGCCAAAGAAATTTCAGAAGACAGTAAAAAGCGTACCCAAGAACTAGTAGCCAGCCACGTCAAAAACTCCGATATTGTCATTACCACCGCCCAAGTACCAGGAAGACAAGCCCCCAGACTGGTGACAGAAGAAATGGTGGCACAAATGAAACCCGGTTCAGTAATAGTAGACTTAGCCGCAGAACAAGGTGGAAACTGCGCTTGTACAGAAGCAGGTAAAGATATTATTTGGAACGGGGTAACAATTATCGGACCAATTAATTTACCCTCATCCATGCCAGTACACGCCAGCCAACTGTATGCAAAGAACGTTACTTCATTAATGCAACTGTTGATTAAAGACAAAGCCTTAGAAATCAACTTCGGTGACGATATCGTTGACGCTGCTTGTGTTACTCATGATGGAGAAATTAGAAACCAACGAGTAAATGACGCTTTGCAAACGGTAGCGGTTTAG
- a CDS encoding NAD(P)(+) transhydrogenase (Re/Si-specific) subunit beta translates to MSDFLPTGIQLTYLVAASLFILGLKKLGSPASARNGNLVAAVGMLLAIVATMLDQHVLNYEMILVGLAIGSVIGTVIAYKVQMTEMPQMVGLLNGLGGASSALIAVAEFWRLLDSSQPIPLDVNISMLLDVLIGGVTLTGSFLAFAKLQGLISGTPITFPLQQPFNLLLLGSYLAGSAYLIRTPDSLPVFLAVVAVSLVLGVMFVLPIGGGDMPVVISLLNSLSGVAAAAAGFVVMNNMLIIAGALVGASGLILTEIMCKAMNRSLFSVLFSAFGSVSTASGGAAAGASDQPVRSIDAEEGAMMLGYARSVVIVPGYGMAVAQAQHSVRELADQLERMGVDVKYAIHPVAGRMPGHMNVLLAEANVAYTQLYDMEDINPQFEQADVALVIGANDVVNPAARSDKNSPIYGMPILEVDRAKQTIVIKRGMSAGFAGVDNELFYKAKTTMLFGSAKDMVAKLVSEVKQL, encoded by the coding sequence ATGAGCGACTTTTTACCAACTGGGATTCAGCTAACTTACTTAGTCGCTGCATCATTATTTATCCTGGGTTTGAAAAAGCTGGGTTCTCCTGCTAGTGCAAGAAACGGTAATCTTGTCGCTGCGGTGGGAATGCTATTAGCCATTGTCGCCACAATGCTAGATCAGCACGTATTAAATTACGAGATGATTTTGGTAGGCTTGGCTATTGGTTCGGTAATAGGCACTGTTATTGCTTACAAAGTGCAAATGACGGAAATGCCCCAAATGGTGGGGTTACTAAATGGTTTAGGTGGTGCATCTTCCGCACTTATCGCTGTGGCTGAATTTTGGCGGTTATTAGATAGTTCACAACCTATCCCCCTCGATGTCAACATTTCCATGTTATTGGATGTGTTAATTGGTGGTGTGACGTTAACAGGTAGTTTTCTCGCTTTTGCGAAATTGCAAGGTTTAATTAGCGGTACTCCCATTACCTTTCCTTTACAGCAACCTTTTAACCTCTTGCTTTTGGGTTCTTATTTAGCTGGAAGTGCCTATTTAATCAGGACACCAGATAGCCTCCCCGTATTTTTAGCAGTTGTGGCTGTTTCCTTGGTGTTGGGTGTGATGTTCGTCCTCCCCATTGGTGGGGGTGATATGCCGGTGGTAATCTCTCTGTTAAACTCCCTCTCCGGTGTGGCTGCGGCTGCGGCTGGGTTTGTGGTGATGAACAATATGTTAATCATCGCCGGTGCTTTGGTGGGGGCTTCTGGTTTAATCCTGACGGAAATTATGTGTAAGGCTATGAACCGTTCTTTGTTCAGTGTCTTATTTAGTGCTTTTGGTTCTGTCTCTACTGCTAGTGGTGGTGCGGCTGCTGGTGCTAGTGATCAACCTGTTCGCAGTATTGATGCGGAAGAAGGGGCGATGATGTTGGGTTATGCCCGTTCTGTGGTGATTGTCCCAGGTTACGGTATGGCGGTTGCTCAGGCACAGCATAGCGTCCGGGAGTTGGCTGATCAACTGGAACGCATGGGTGTGGATGTGAAATATGCGATACATCCGGTGGCGGGGAGAATGCCGGGACACATGAATGTATTATTGGCGGAAGCTAATGTGGCCTATACGCAGTTGTATGATATGGAGGATATTAATCCCCAGTTTGAACAGGCTGATGTGGCGTTGGTGATTGGTGCTAATGATGTGGTCAATCCGGCGGCGCGTAGTGATAAGAATAGTCCTATTTATGGGATGCCGATTTTGGAGGTTGATCGCGCAAAGCAAACTATTGTGATTAAGCGGGGTATGAGTGCTGGTTTTGCTGGTGTTGATAATGAGTTGTTTTATAAGGCTAAAACGACGATGTTGTTTGGTAGTGCTAAGGATATGGTCGCTAAGTTGGTTAGTGAGGTGAAGCAGCTTTAA
- the rpmH gene encoding 50S ribosomal protein L34 — translation MQRTLGGTCRKRKRTSGFRARMRTPDGRNVISARRRKGRHRLSV, via the coding sequence ATGCAAAGAACACTGGGCGGCACTTGCCGTAAGAGAAAAAGAACATCTGGATTCCGCGCCAGAATGCGAACACCAGACGGCAGAAACGTGATTAGTGCCAGAAGAAGAAAAGGACGGCATCGTCTGAGCGTTTAG